The Brassica napus cultivar Da-Ae chromosome C7, Da-Ae, whole genome shotgun sequence genomic interval TTTtgctattttaatattttaatatagcaTTTGTTTTCCGATATTGATTCCAAGCCATATACTTTTACAGATTTCTCTTTTGTAGCGTTAATGCTATGTTAATTTTAAAgagtaatataataaaatttcaatataataaatattaaacataattaatattaagcattaattaatattaaacattaaaAGAGTACATATCCTGTTTACATACATGTTCAACAACATCCACCAACACAAACGAACCAAACAACACACataaagttttaaaacataGCTATGAAACATAGAAGCATCAGACAAATATAACTTTGTCATTAGGCCAAGCCACAGTGGTACCTAGAGCATCGGATATGAATTCAACTTCTGCATTTGGTCTCCAAACTTTTGCATCGCCAATCTTTGCCACTACAACGAAGACCTTGGAAGCATTTTCACCTAACGGGACAAAGTGGACTCTATCCTCTGGATTTGTGGAAACAACACGGCCCTCAGCGACAGTCTTTCCCGAGTTAAAGCAATCTAACAAGAGGCAGTTCTTCTCTGGACTTGATTTAGCAGTGTCCAAGCTGTTACTGACACTCTATCACCGAAACAAAGCATCAGGCCACAGTTAATAACAATTCCAATGCATCTATTAATTTCCAAAACATTACCGAGGTGAAGATGATAATGGCGAAACTGTTTTTGGCGACTGGTTAATGATATCTATCTTCTGAATTGGCCAAGCGATATTGAGATGAAGTGCATCAGCAATGTTTGACATCTTAGGACTAGGTCTCCACAAATAAGCATTCTTCTTAAGCACCTTTTCAATTTTGACAACTGCAGCATTGGGTCTAAGGGGAATGTTGTTGACCAGTTGCTTGGGATCAGTTGAAAACAAACCACCCTCAGCAATCACATCATCAGAAGCGCAGTCAATGATGAGTATTTTATCCGGTGATGCCTAAGACATGAATAATGTGTTACACCAGAATTCAAACAGAAAAACAATTCATACAAGATTAGAGAAATAAGATGTTTACCGATGAAGCAGTTGTGTGACTTTCAGGTGTGGTGCCTTGGTCGTTATCCAGTATTACTTTGTCTGCTGGCCATGCGATTTTGTTATCCATTGCTTGTCCAAGtgaaaatatagttttggttgGCCTCCAGACATAAGCATCAGCTTTTGTTACAGCATTGACAATTACAGCGGTTGCTCCAGGTCCAAGAGGAACACGCCCAATTTTGTACATTGGTTCAGTCGAGCAGAACTCTCCTTCCCCAACAACAACATCATCTGCTTCACACCAATCCAGTAGTTGACACCTCGTAAATACTTTGCTACCACTAGAAGTCTCAGCCACAGAATCATCACACTATTTTgacaataaaaatgaattttaaacttaagaaaaatttcaaaactaacatCGTCAAAACAGAAGAGTGAAAATTAGGTTACCTTTTTGTCTTTAACTATGTTGCGAACTTCAGTCTGCAGCTCTTCAATCTTCTTGAGTAATTGCACCTGCTTCTCTTCAAGCTTCTGCACATGAGTGTCTCTAGGCTGAACGAATGCTAGCTTTGTAGCAGTAACTCCTCTGCCCATCCCTCTGACTCTTCCATTCTTGTCTTTACCTAACACTTGACTCACAGCATCATCTTTGTAGTTATTACTACATGTGGATCCCATTTCAGTATCAATTGACTTGATTTGTTCCTGATACACAACAATACTGTGTCAATATCTTCTAATTATCTAATTGCACAACTCATTTCAGTATCAATTGACTTGCAATTGTCTCTGCAAATTCTGGTCTTACAGGTCTTCCATCAAAATGAGTGCGCCCTGCCACCCAAATCTTACTCCTGGTCACCTTGCTAGGGTCAGTGCTCTGTTGTTTCTACAATTACAAAGGGGTAGTGATCAATAAGATTAAATAATAGCAACACCTTCTatataaatgaaatagcaaGACATTACCATCTCATGAGCTAGGCGAATCATTCCTTTGCGGCTGGTTGTGTGGGGTATATGCGCCTTTCTTAGCTCCCTATATTTGTCACTGTGAATCTGCACAAAACTCAGAAAATCAATATTTCTTAAAGATGTCTCTGCAAATAAAGAGATTAAAAACATTCACAACCTTAAATTCTTCGGTAATTTTACTCTTGACCCATTTCATCCATTCTGTCATTGACTGGATGTTGCTCGGTTTTAATGAAGGTATTACTCTCCTACTAGCACTTCATACTTGGGTAACAAGCCTAGACTTTTAAGATCGCCATATACAACCCATTTGCTTGAAAACACAAGCTTTTTGCCAATCCTCTGTTAAATTGAACCTTCCCTGAAATATTTTGAAACTTATAACATAAGTTTGACTGtcatataagaaatatatattacgAGGACATGGTTACAGATAGAGTACCTGAATCTCCTCCCACAGTACGTAGCTAGTTTTTTCATCGAGGTGCCTCCAATCATCAAGTAGAACAGGAACATGTTCTCTCACTAGAGGGCCAAGAAATGAAGACATGGTTACAGAACCTTTGCCAACATGTTCACCCAGAGATGTGAACTCAACATCAACCTTTTCCTCTGGTTGTTTAGCAACTCCACGCATCTTCGTTAGACCTCTTGTTCTCTTTTTGGTGACTGTCTCAGCATCTTGAGCTTCTCCATTTGATAGCTGTGTATCCTCTTCCTGGGCCTGCGTACTCTCTTCCTGAGGCACATTACACTCTTCCTGAGGCTGTTTACCATCATCCCGAGCATCTCCATTGTATTGCAAAGTCACATCCTCTAAGTACTGATCATCGTCTTCCATTCACTTCAGTTCCTCTGTGTTCCGCTTCTTCTTCATGTGCAGCTTCCTGTTCAGCTTCATGACGACGTTGTTTTTTTAGCCTGAGTAGCAGTTTGCTTCTTCTTTATGTTCGTCACTGCATGGGTTGGGGGAATGCCTGCTTGACGTCGACTCCGTCGGGAGTGACTATATCTCCTTGCTTTGTCATTTAGCAAACCTGAAACAGAATCAATAATCTATGAGCTACAAGCAAACATTCAACCAATTATTCGACTACTAAGACTTCTTTGCAGTCATCTCTAAAGCAGAAACTTTCGTCATCAGATGACTGGTTCCCATAATCATCAATTTCTGGAATTGTCAAGGGGGCGGCAACGAACTCCTCTTCTGACTCTAGCTCATGATACCCTCTAGGTGGTGCTCTCATAACAACGGACCAAGGTGAGGAATCATCTTCTTTAGCATAGAAGATTTGTTTTGCTTGGGATGCCATAATATAAGGATCATGGATATATGGAGCCTGGTTCACTTGGAGGTTAACCAGTGTAAATCCTTGCTCTTCTTTCACACCGTGTCCTTTGTTCGCCCACTTGCACTTGAAGAGTGGAATCTGAAACATATGGTAGTCGAGTAGTATGATCTCTTCAATAACTCCGTAGAATGTAACCACGTCCGCCTTATGTGCAGTATCTCGGGCACTGGATCTGCACATGCTAAAGGCTTCATATGTAACTCCACTGTTCTGAGTCTTTCGCATAACATCGTCAGTCTGAAACCGATGTCCATTGATGATATATCCTTTAAATGTTTGAGCTGTATGTCTTGGTCCAAAAGTCAACCATCTCAGCTTTTTAGAATGACCTTCAGAGTTGGGAGGAATCTGTGGTTAAAGGAAATTAATACTTAGTGTCTAAACAGATTAAGTATAGGCTACAATATTGAAGACAACAGAGCATTATACCTTTTCTTTTACCCATTGTGCGAACTTCTCTGCATGAACTTGCCATAGAATTGTTTCATTTCTTTGACACCTTGCATCATTAAGTTGTAATTCTTCTAAATGCATACTGTAAATTCAATAACATGACATTAGATTATATCAAACGAGAAAACTTAAAAGAACAAATAATACAATGTCTGAACTTACTCAACATATGGATTCATCACTGCCATGTTCATCAAAACATATCGATGGGCTATGTCTCGCTCTTTATCAGTAAGGGTAAATTGAGTAGCCTTCTGCAATGGCCAGCCCTTGAGTATCAGATCATACGTCTCAACATCTTTATTGCTGTGTATTTTCTCTTGAACCGGTACAGAATTCTGAAGAAACTCTAAGCAGAATGCTATACACTCTCCAGCTAAATATCCTTCAGCCATACAAGCTTCTGGCCTTGCATAGTTCTTAACAAATGCCTTAAGAGTCTTCATGTACCTGCATATAAAGCATTTAGTcagtttattatatttttatgatacAATTTCTAACAAGATAAGAGCAAAACACAAATTTTATAGTTAGTACCTTTCAAATGGATACATCCATCTAAAATGTACCGGTCCACCCAAACGAGCCTCCCTTGCCAGATGTAAGGGTAGGTGAAACATGATGTCAAACAAAGCTGGTGGAAAATACCTCTCCATTTCGCACATTGTCTCCACAAGCTCAGTCTCCAAAGATATTAGCTTCTCAGGGTCCAGAACTCTCTGACAGAGTCTGTTAAAGAAGCTGCACAGCCTTGTAACTGCAATCCCTGGACCATCTGGGAGTAATCCTCTCAACCCCACTGGTAGAAGGTTTTGCAGAAGCACGTCATGATCGTGAGAC includes:
- the LOC106441510 gene encoding uncharacterized protein LOC106441510; this encodes MLLWTVSDYPGLGTLAGCKVKGKQACTVCGKDTPFGWLKFSRKHVYLGNRKRLRPEHPYRRRRKWFDNTVEEGTVSRIQSGSDIFETLKDFRNHFGKPLEKNGKRKRKVQCEDEVISEDDEYEEDTDHWRWKKRSIVFDLPYWKEMPVRHNIDVMHVEKNVSDAIISIMMQNSKSKDGVKSRKDLEDMGIRKNLHVELNGKRTYLPHAANWLKKDEKKRFCKRLSLFRGPDGYSANIASCFSVEPPTIGGLKSHDHDVLLQNLLPVGLRGLLPDGPGIAVTRLCSFFNRLCQRVLDPEKLISLETELVETMCEMERYFPPALFDIMFHLPLHLAREARLGGPVHFRWMYPFERYMKTLKAFVKNYARPEACMAEGYLAGECIAFCLEFLQNSVPVQEKIHSNKDVETYDLILKGWPLQKATQFTLTDKERDIAHRYVLMNMAVMNPYVDMHLEELQLNDARCQRNETILWQVHAEKFAQWVKEKIPPNSEGHSKKLRWLTFGPRHTAQTFKGYIINGHRFQTDDVMRKTQNSGVTYEAFSMCRSSARDTAHKADVVTFYGVIEEIILLDYHMFQIPLFKCKWANKGHGVKEEQGFTLVNLQVNQAPYIHDPYIMASQAKQIFYAKEDDSSPWSVVMRAPPRGYHELESEEEFVAAPLTIPEIDDYGNQSSDDESFCFRDDCKEVLVVE